Proteins encoded in a region of the Shewanella polaris genome:
- a CDS encoding UUP1 family membrane protein: MHSRKPFYIFVALLFIVGISTSIYRGLVHNVPFLPGEQVQSWAIDAKVSFTGTNQPAEVNFSLPSDPAFDILVENASSPGYGLSISADAKDRRAVWSIRDASGPQALYYRVTLVPTGKLNIETDIEPVTPEPYLWPATEKSAAEQVIEEVWTRSATNLSFAQQLMNLINDNNQSQNMALLLSANTSTNLFLHMLHSKGVPARVVNGLQLEDQRRRQQLTTYVQVYNDGEWVLFDVANNKQGRDNTLVLWEYSGHSVLDVMGGTNSLVNFSMLQDTRSALATSIDMMMNDDAFDFSLYQLPLEEQSTFKGILLIPIGVLVVVFLRVIVGIKTSGTFMPVLIALAFIQTTLLTGLIGFLLIVAFGLMIRSYLSTLNLLLISRISAVIIVVIFIIGLFTLISFKLGLSEGLTITFFPMIILAWTIERMSILWEEEGPKKVFVSGGGSLFVATLAYLAMDNELVQYWVFNFLGIHLVILALVLVMGQYTGYRLTELKRFKPLVGEQ; the protein is encoded by the coding sequence ATGCATTCTCGTAAACCGTTTTATATATTCGTTGCACTGCTATTTATAGTTGGGATCAGTACCAGTATCTATCGTGGATTAGTCCACAATGTGCCTTTTTTACCCGGTGAACAGGTACAAAGTTGGGCAATCGATGCCAAAGTCAGTTTTACTGGCACAAACCAACCTGCTGAGGTCAATTTTTCATTACCTAGCGATCCTGCATTTGACATACTCGTCGAAAATGCATCCTCTCCAGGTTATGGCTTAAGTATATCGGCTGATGCTAAGGATCGTCGTGCAGTTTGGTCAATTCGTGACGCTTCAGGCCCTCAAGCATTATACTATCGAGTCACATTGGTGCCGACAGGCAAACTCAATATTGAAACGGATATAGAACCCGTTACACCAGAACCTTATTTATGGCCCGCGACAGAAAAATCAGCTGCGGAGCAAGTTATTGAAGAAGTATGGACTCGCAGTGCAACTAACTTATCCTTTGCTCAACAACTAATGAATTTGATTAATGATAATAATCAAAGTCAAAACATGGCATTGTTGTTATCGGCCAATACCTCAACCAATCTTTTTTTGCATATGCTGCATTCAAAAGGTGTACCTGCACGTGTGGTTAATGGCTTACAACTTGAAGATCAACGTCGTCGCCAACAACTCACAACCTACGTTCAAGTTTATAACGATGGCGAATGGGTACTTTTCGATGTTGCTAACAATAAACAAGGCCGTGATAACACCTTAGTGTTATGGGAATATTCTGGTCACTCTGTACTTGATGTTATGGGGGGAACTAATTCATTAGTTAATTTCTCTATGTTACAAGACACTCGCTCTGCATTGGCAACATCTATTGATATGATGATGAATGATGATGCGTTCGATTTTTCCTTGTATCAATTACCGCTTGAAGAACAAAGCACATTTAAAGGTATTCTGTTAATTCCTATCGGAGTATTGGTTGTCGTGTTTTTACGTGTCATCGTCGGGATCAAAACATCGGGTACTTTTATGCCTGTATTGATTGCCCTCGCCTTCATTCAAACCACGCTATTGACTGGCTTAATCGGCTTCTTGTTAATCGTTGCTTTTGGATTAATGATCCGCTCATATCTGTCGACACTCAACTTACTCTTAATATCCCGAATATCGGCGGTGATAATAGTGGTGATCTTCATTATTGGTTTATTTACCTTAATCTCATTCAAATTAGGCTTAAGCGAAGGCCTTACGATTACGTTCTTCCCAATGATCATCTTGGCGTGGACTATCGAACGTATGTCAATTTTATGGGAAGAAGAAGGCCCTAAAAAAGTATTTGTATCCGGTGGTGGTAGTTTATTTGTCGCAACATTAGCGTATTTAGCAATGGACAATGAATTGGTGCAATATTGGGTATTCAACTTTTTAGGTATCCATTTAGTGATTTTAGCCTTGGTATTAGTAATGGGACAATATACCGGTTACCGTTTAACCGAACTAAAACGCTTCAAACCATTAGTTGGAGAACAATAA
- a CDS encoding alpha-L-glutamate ligase-like protein — protein MKYAWPWELSRSGVLNMNRRNISYIGRYNQRKFYKRVDDKLITKQLALANGIAVPDLIGVVHEQHKIQDIPAMVLDRSGFVIKPAKGSGGKGIMVITKVSNGCYYKANGHEVSHNEIYRHVSNILSGLFSLGGKPDVAIVEGLIEFDPVFEGLSYEGVPDIRLIVFKGFPVMGMLRLSTAASDGKANLHQGAVGVGLDIATGNSLHAVQFDLPSHKHPDTHFPLSDIKVPHWETLLHTASSAYEMCELGYLGTDMVLDKNKGPLLLELNARPGLTIQIANGRGLLPRLKHVEAMKSSAMSVEERVAYAKKHFCSNPIF, from the coding sequence ATGAAGTACGCCTGGCCCTGGGAATTGAGCCGTAGTGGTGTACTCAACATGAATAGGCGCAATATTAGCTATATTGGTCGTTATAATCAGCGTAAATTTTATAAACGCGTTGATGACAAGCTAATCACTAAGCAACTTGCGCTTGCTAATGGCATTGCGGTTCCCGATTTAATTGGTGTTGTTCATGAACAACATAAAATCCAAGACATTCCAGCAATGGTCTTGGACCGTAGTGGTTTTGTGATTAAACCAGCAAAGGGTTCTGGTGGTAAAGGGATTATGGTGATCACCAAAGTGAGCAATGGTTGTTATTACAAAGCCAATGGTCATGAAGTGTCTCATAATGAAATTTATCGCCATGTATCCAATATTTTAAGTGGTTTATTTTCTCTAGGTGGTAAGCCAGATGTCGCAATCGTTGAAGGATTAATTGAATTTGATCCTGTCTTTGAAGGCTTAAGTTATGAAGGTGTCCCTGACATCCGCTTAATCGTGTTTAAAGGCTTCCCTGTAATGGGTATGTTACGTTTATCGACGGCGGCATCTGACGGTAAAGCTAACTTGCACCAAGGCGCTGTCGGTGTTGGTTTAGATATCGCGACCGGAAACAGTTTGCATGCAGTGCAATTTGACTTACCCTCGCATAAGCATCCAGATACTCACTTCCCTTTATCGGACATTAAAGTGCCTCATTGGGAGACATTACTTCACACAGCATCTAGTGCTTATGAAATGTGTGAATTAGGGTATTTAGGTACCGATATGGTGTTAGATAAAAATAAAGGCCCATTGTTGCTAGAATTGAATGCCCGTCCTGGCTTAACAATTCAAATTGCGAATGGTAGAGGGCTTCTACCTCGACTTAAGCATGTTGAAGCGATGAAAAGCTCAGCAATGTCAGTTGAGGAACGCGTGGCTTATGCTAAAAAGCATTTTTGTAGCAACCCTATTTTTTAA
- a CDS encoding DUF3541 domain-containing protein, whose amino-acid sequence MLELRKSKTLSYLLLSATLFSSVAFAKETVEKVPHNLTAEQVYQGIKTNLETNLYSLPPRVQAHYAIRQFRMTGENKYANGSLIDLITIAERQLYYSCNLDKPGFIKSESKIEADKIGNGPRGKARKIAIAPYPNFMLYTDVLLRYSSRVDEFGFTGPCHDLMIKTLKNANLEPALTDKKMIKAWAAQLINYVYWAKQIGVGDYYEAYKKAFIKTYPNSKDDKLKKGQYKNKIYGMTHFIFSASEYYQHPVDPKEYQWILDYFEKNIDRILTDTTEDIITEVGISFLITGNGDNPVVDKVKKYVIAAYDPNTMMIPSPHGKAELSSGEHRNVLAMMLLDWPETLHKGPYLNDIASTKRNLPKSVTPKTSMSNVKLH is encoded by the coding sequence ATGCTGGAACTACGCAAGAGTAAAACACTCTCGTACTTACTATTGTCAGCTACGTTGTTTAGTAGTGTGGCTTTCGCAAAAGAGACCGTCGAAAAAGTACCTCATAACTTAACAGCAGAACAAGTTTATCAAGGTATTAAAACTAATTTAGAAACCAACCTTTATTCATTACCACCACGAGTACAAGCACATTATGCTATTCGCCAGTTCCGTATGACAGGTGAAAACAAATATGCTAACGGTTCATTAATCGATCTCATTACCATTGCGGAACGTCAACTTTATTATTCCTGTAATCTGGACAAGCCTGGTTTTATTAAAAGTGAATCAAAAATTGAAGCTGATAAGATAGGGAATGGTCCTCGTGGTAAAGCTCGTAAAATAGCTATCGCACCCTACCCTAATTTTATGCTGTACACTGATGTTTTATTACGTTATTCCAGTCGTGTCGATGAATTTGGCTTTACAGGACCTTGTCATGATTTAATGATAAAAACCTTAAAAAATGCCAATCTAGAACCTGCTTTAACCGATAAAAAAATGATCAAAGCTTGGGCTGCACAGTTAATTAACTATGTTTACTGGGCTAAACAAATTGGTGTTGGGGACTATTATGAAGCTTATAAAAAAGCCTTTATTAAAACCTACCCTAATAGCAAGGATGATAAGCTCAAAAAAGGTCAATATAAAAATAAAATTTATGGCATGACTCACTTTATTTTTTCAGCCAGTGAGTATTATCAACACCCAGTGGACCCAAAAGAATACCAATGGATTCTAGATTATTTTGAAAAAAACATTGATCGCATTTTAACTGATACTACTGAAGATATTATTACTGAAGTCGGCATTAGTTTCTTGATCACGGGTAATGGTGATAATCCTGTCGTTGATAAAGTGAAGAAATACGTGATTGCGGCTTACGATCCCAACACTATGATGATCCCATCGCCTCATGGTAAAGCAGAGTTATCTAGCGGTGAGCACAGAAACGTCTTAGCGATGATGTTATTAGATTGGCCAGAAACATTACATAAAGGCCCATATTTAAATGATATAGCGTCAACTAAAAGAAATTTACCTAAATCAGTTACCCCTAAGACTTCTATGAGTAATGTAAAATTGCACTAA
- a CDS encoding LysR family transcriptional regulator, translating into MSRAKSTLEQWRIVQAVVDFGGYAQAAEKLNRSQSSLNHAVSKLQQQLGINLLEVKGRKAYLTEQGEVLLRRSRHLTQSVEELEQLASNLGQGWEPNLTIAREIVYPMDKLVEALTAFLPESRGTRVTIIDSVISGTHDLIRNNLVDIAICATPPKGHISETLCESSFELVCHPEHPLAQLELIEDDKQLAQYLQIVIKDTGVNASNDIGWLKAEQRWTVSNFHEAKIILSRNIGFCWIPSFLVEQEIANKQLIRIHLRGSYQRKIMLNLVVPNRNQQGPACKLLENLILARHNVTLNV; encoded by the coding sequence ATGAGCCGAGCTAAATCAACTCTAGAACAATGGCGAATTGTCCAAGCTGTAGTCGATTTTGGAGGTTATGCGCAGGCTGCAGAAAAACTCAATAGAAGTCAGTCGTCACTCAATCATGCTGTATCTAAGTTACAACAACAGCTTGGTATCAATCTACTCGAAGTAAAAGGTCGAAAAGCTTATTTAACTGAACAAGGTGAAGTGTTACTGCGTCGCTCCCGCCATCTAACTCAATCGGTTGAAGAGCTCGAACAATTAGCCAGTAATTTAGGCCAAGGTTGGGAACCAAACCTGACAATTGCTAGAGAAATAGTATATCCAATGGATAAACTTGTTGAAGCGCTAACGGCCTTTTTACCCGAAAGTCGTGGAACCAGAGTAACCATAATAGATTCAGTGATATCAGGTACTCACGATCTTATTAGAAATAACCTTGTCGATATCGCCATTTGTGCAACACCACCTAAAGGCCATATTTCAGAAACATTATGTGAATCGAGTTTTGAACTTGTCTGCCATCCTGAACACCCATTAGCTCAACTTGAATTGATTGAAGATGACAAACAATTAGCACAATATCTGCAAATAGTGATTAAAGATACAGGGGTAAATGCCAGTAATGATATTGGTTGGTTAAAAGCGGAACAACGCTGGACAGTGTCAAACTTTCACGAGGCTAAAATAATTTTATCGCGCAATATTGGTTTTTGCTGGATTCCAAGTTTTCTAGTCGAACAAGAAATTGCCAATAAACAGCTTATTCGTATACATTTACGGGGCAGCTATCAGCGTAAAATAATGCTTAATTTAGTGGTACCCAATCGTAATCAACAAGGACCTGCGTGTAAGTTACTCGAAAACTTAATTTTAGCGCGACATAATGTGACGCTTAATGTTTAG
- a CDS encoding putative metalloprotease CJM1_0395 family protein, producing MSAAMVSSNTGLVNSAAQINHRNSLSAPQAQPHTQAKNSAQTTNSTQASKPQSAPIIAVDIQSNAVEISSLKSSTTQTSAFKTPIDLSHGLSSTDSHHGLQTNSASTNDIKPQHIVDSSSVNSYGLKSGPLNLSGVLNRTPIQLQTTNTPTEASASTDIVISSAISDVENTQPPIVNQPTSPVVETKTSAQNSSVDDSTVTADAEVSNRQDDTAEQQVEQQVKDKQQQIIQAEKKQIDQLAQRDTEVKTHEQAHAAVGGSLAQSPSYQYEKGPDGRRYAVDGEVNIDVSTVDGDAQATLSKMQKVYAAAMAPIQPSMADIRVAAQALQNMNEAKKELTTNNSDSLSSTTTNNAISPNSQVLTNDVLHADDVNQNEELHSSNYLLSEHQSSEKNVNDITAAQSNQQHQSLEIYV from the coding sequence ATGAGTGCGGCAATGGTTTCTTCCAATACAGGGTTAGTTAACAGTGCTGCCCAAATAAACCACCGCAATTCATTATCAGCACCACAAGCTCAACCTCATACACAAGCAAAAAATAGTGCTCAAACAACAAATAGTACTCAAGCAAGTAAACCCCAATCTGCTCCGATTATTGCTGTAGACATTCAATCTAATGCAGTTGAAATCAGTTCGCTTAAATCCAGTACAACTCAAACATCGGCCTTCAAAACGCCGATAGATCTAAGCCATGGTTTATCCAGCACTGATTCTCATCACGGATTGCAAACGAATTCGGCATCTACAAATGACATCAAGCCACAACACATTGTTGATTCTAGTTCGGTTAATAGCTACGGCCTAAAAAGTGGTCCACTCAATCTCTCTGGTGTATTGAACCGTACACCTATTCAATTACAGACAACTAACACACCGACTGAAGCGTCAGCCAGTACAGATATAGTAATCAGCTCGGCAATCAGTGATGTTGAAAATACTCAACCGCCAATAGTTAATCAGCCAACCAGCCCTGTAGTAGAAACAAAGACGTCAGCGCAAAACTCATCAGTGGACGATTCAACAGTAACTGCAGACGCTGAAGTTTCAAATCGTCAGGATGACACTGCAGAACAGCAAGTAGAGCAACAAGTAAAAGACAAACAACAGCAAATAATACAAGCTGAAAAAAAGCAGATTGATCAACTAGCACAACGAGATACCGAGGTCAAAACACACGAACAAGCACATGCTGCCGTAGGTGGAAGTTTAGCGCAAAGTCCAAGTTATCAATATGAAAAAGGGCCCGATGGACGTCGTTATGCAGTGGATGGAGAGGTTAATATTGATGTGTCTACTGTTGATGGTGACGCCCAAGCAACATTAAGTAAAATGCAGAAAGTGTATGCAGCAGCCATGGCTCCTATACAACCGTCAATGGCCGATATTCGTGTGGCGGCGCAAGCATTACAGAACATGAATGAAGCAAAGAAAGAGTTAACGACAAATAATTCAGATTCTTTGTCGTCTACAACAACGAACAATGCCATTTCTCCAAATAGCCAGGTATTAACTAATGACGTACTTCATGCTGATGATGTAAACCAGAATGAAGAATTGCATTCATCTAACTATTTATTATCGGAACACCAAAGTAGTGAAAAAAATGTCAACGACATTACAGCGGCACAATCAAATCAACAGCATCAATCTTTGGAAATATACGTATAA
- a CDS encoding chemotaxis protein produces MQVQSAYASGMQGLQSAQQGLAQATTSVATPEQQKPAVPNASVQDTVTLSSRAVGQTDTTSALVSATESSNQAQASAKVIEVASETVGSLIDIEV; encoded by the coding sequence ATGCAAGTTCAATCAGCCTATGCGTCAGGTATGCAGGGATTGCAGAGTGCTCAACAAGGTTTAGCGCAAGCAACAACATCAGTTGCCACTCCAGAGCAACAAAAACCTGCGGTGCCAAATGCCTCGGTACAAGATACTGTAACCTTAAGTTCTCGTGCCGTTGGGCAAACTGACACCACATCTGCTTTAGTGTCCGCGACTGAATCATCCAACCAAGCTCAAGCATCTGCTAAAGTGATTGAAGTAGCATCTGAGACTGTTGGTAGTTTGATTGATATTGAAGTGTAA
- the thiH gene encoding 2-iminoacetate synthase ThiH, giving the protein MTYSSLFTQLAPDALSMKLYSTTAKEVERALQNPSGNLDSLLALLSPAAMAYIELMAQQAVQLTRQRFGANIGLFLPLYLSNLCANECDYCGFSMSNKVKRKTLTRDELAAEMAIIKQRGFDSILLVSGEHETKVGMEYFESVLPLVSKAFNYVAMEVQPLETEQYQRLGKLGVDAVMVYQETYRAHTYAQHHTRGKKQDFIYRLDTPDRVAKAGIDKIGLGVLLGLDDWRLDALLMGFHLDYLENTYWRSRYSISLPRLRPCTGGITPKVELTDAGLVQMICAFRLFNPQLEISLSTRELPSLRDNLLPLGITHMSAGSSTQPGGYMAPDSQLDQFEISDNRPVEQVVEQMKRRGINPVWKDWEMGWVNS; this is encoded by the coding sequence ATGACGTATTCAAGCTTATTTACGCAATTAGCCCCCGATGCATTATCGATGAAGCTGTATTCGACTACCGCCAAAGAGGTTGAGCGGGCTCTACAAAATCCAAGCGGTAATCTTGATAGCTTGTTGGCATTATTATCTCCTGCCGCAATGGCATATATTGAACTAATGGCGCAACAAGCCGTTCAGCTGACTCGGCAGCGATTTGGTGCCAATATCGGCCTTTTCTTACCCTTATATTTATCAAACTTGTGCGCCAATGAGTGCGATTATTGTGGATTTAGTATGAGCAATAAGGTCAAGCGCAAAACACTTACTCGTGATGAACTAGCAGCGGAAATGGCTATCATTAAACAACGTGGTTTTGATTCGATATTATTGGTGTCTGGCGAACACGAAACTAAAGTTGGAATGGAGTATTTTGAGTCGGTGTTACCGTTAGTTAGCAAGGCTTTTAATTACGTGGCAATGGAAGTTCAACCATTGGAGACTGAGCAGTATCAGCGTCTTGGCAAATTAGGCGTTGATGCGGTTATGGTATACCAAGAAACCTATCGTGCTCATACTTATGCTCAGCATCATACTCGCGGTAAAAAACAAGATTTTATCTATCGCTTAGATACCCCTGACCGAGTGGCAAAAGCGGGTATCGATAAAATTGGCCTTGGGGTATTACTTGGATTAGATGATTGGCGCTTAGATGCATTACTTATGGGCTTTCATCTAGATTACTTGGAAAATACCTACTGGCGCAGTCGCTACAGTATTTCACTACCTCGTTTACGTCCATGTACTGGCGGCATTACACCGAAAGTTGAATTAACCGATGCAGGATTAGTACAAATGATCTGTGCATTTAGGTTGTTTAATCCTCAACTTGAAATTAGTTTATCAACTCGTGAGCTGCCGTCGTTGAGGGATAATTTACTCCCTTTAGGCATTACTCATATGAGTGCTGGAAGCTCTACTCAACCAGGTGGTTATATGGCGCCAGACAGCCAACTTGATCAATTTGAAATCAGTGATAACCGTCCAGTAGAGCAAGTTGTTGAACAAATGAAGCGACGAGGAATTAATCCAGTATGGAAAGATTGGGAGATGGGTTGGGTTAACAGCTAA